One part of the Polycyclovorans algicola TG408 genome encodes these proteins:
- a CDS encoding low molecular weight protein-tyrosine-phosphatase has translation MFNNILVLCTGNICRSPIAEALLKAALPARQVHSAGIGAMVGWPADPHSVSVCTDAGVTLDAHRARQLTGEMMQAADLVLVMDQGHVDELTRRYPQHRGKVQKWLRWQGNVDVDDPYGMPRREFERIYAEIESGTSDWVKRL, from the coding sequence ATGTTCAACAATATCCTGGTGCTGTGCACCGGCAACATATGTCGCAGTCCGATTGCCGAGGCGCTGCTCAAGGCGGCGCTGCCGGCGCGGCAGGTGCATTCGGCCGGTATCGGCGCGATGGTTGGCTGGCCGGCCGATCCACACTCGGTGTCGGTCTGCACCGACGCCGGCGTCACCCTCGACGCGCATCGTGCGCGGCAGCTCACCGGCGAGATGATGCAGGCCGCCGATCTGGTGCTGGTCATGGATCAAGGTCACGTCGATGAACTCACGCGGCGCTACCCGCAGCATCGCGGCAAAGTGCAAAAGTGGCTGCGCTGGCAGGGCAACGTCGATGTCGACGACCCCTACGGCATGCCACGCCGCGAATTCGAGCGCATTTACGCCGAGATCGAGAGCGGGACGTCAGACTGGGTCAAGCGGCTCTGA
- a CDS encoding NADPH:quinone oxidoreductase family protein → MKAIVCTQFGGPALLDLQSLSDPKPGPREVRIAVAAAGVNFPDTLIIQGKYQYRAEPPFVPGAEVAGEVVEVGDQVSRLKVGDRVAAFTPVGGYASQAVAPEAACVPLPAGMSLTEGGGYGLVYGTVSHALIQCAALKAGETLLVLGAAGGVGLAAVQLGKLMGARVIAAASSDAKLALAREQGADDGINYRDTSLKDSVKALTRGQGVDVIFDPVGGPLARDCLSAAGWGCRYLIVGFAEGNIPELPANRLLLKEMAAKGVFWGAFTAREPATNAANFAQLAAWYDAGRFKPVISQTYALDQAPQALQDLLDRKVTGKVVLVP, encoded by the coding sequence TTGAAAGCCATCGTTTGTACGCAGTTCGGTGGTCCTGCGCTGCTCGACTTGCAGTCACTGTCCGACCCCAAGCCGGGTCCGCGCGAGGTGCGCATTGCCGTGGCGGCCGCAGGGGTGAATTTTCCCGACACGCTGATCATTCAAGGCAAGTATCAATATCGCGCCGAGCCGCCGTTCGTCCCCGGCGCCGAAGTGGCGGGCGAGGTGGTCGAGGTCGGGGACCAGGTCAGCCGCCTCAAGGTAGGCGACCGCGTGGCGGCCTTTACTCCGGTCGGCGGCTACGCCAGTCAGGCGGTCGCGCCCGAAGCGGCCTGCGTGCCGCTGCCGGCCGGCATGTCGCTGACCGAGGGCGGCGGTTACGGTTTGGTGTACGGCACCGTCAGCCATGCACTGATTCAGTGCGCGGCACTCAAGGCGGGTGAAACGCTACTGGTGCTCGGCGCTGCCGGCGGTGTCGGGCTGGCGGCGGTGCAACTCGGCAAATTGATGGGCGCCCGCGTGATCGCGGCGGCGTCCAGCGACGCCAAGCTGGCACTGGCCCGAGAGCAGGGCGCCGACGACGGCATCAATTATCGTGACACCTCGCTCAAGGATTCGGTCAAGGCGTTGACGCGCGGGCAGGGTGTCGACGTGATCTTCGACCCCGTCGGAGGCCCGCTTGCACGCGACTGCCTGTCGGCGGCCGGCTGGGGCTGCCGCTACCTCATCGTCGGTTTTGCCGAGGGCAATATTCCCGAGTTGCCGGCCAACCGTCTGCTGCTCAAGGAAATGGCTGCCAAAGGCGTGTTTTGGGGTGCGTTCACGGCGCGCGAACCGGCGACCAACGCCGCCAACTTTGCGCAATTGGCCGCTTGGTACGACGCCGGCCGTTTCAAGCCGGTGATTTCGCAGACCTACGCGCTCGACCAGGCGCCGCAGGCGCTGCAGGACCTGCTCGACCGCAAGGTGACCGGCAAAGTCGTCTTGGTGCCCTGA
- a CDS encoding RNA polymerase factor sigma-54, with protein sequence MKAALSLRMGQSLSMTPALQQAIRLLQLSSLDLELEIQQALDGNVMLERDEAEGTDDSAPAEIDEAADDTGVTVREGPEAEVFGDAEVLGESLPVDADWSDCCDLDPSPSSGTPNDELQQFLDANRSAARTLYDHLLEQLQLCELRGVMADIGLHLIDSVDAEGYLREFESVADDLRKRYGVSDAQIDEALETVQGFDPSGVAARDLRECLQLQLWNLSSRTPGATTALRLVEGHLARLPQTPDATLANQLKVSVSEIDHARTLIRSLQPHPGRPFMDHESNYVAPDVFVRRDKDRWQVSLNPAHRPKVRINSVYPQLIKRADASPDQKLMKGHLQEARQFIHALEARNETLLRVAQAIVESQRAFLEYGPEAMRPMVLRDISAQLGIHESTVSRATANKYMATPRGLFELKFFFSSHVSTTEGGTASATAIQAIIKRLVAAEPADQPLSDSALSDQILAEGIKVARRTVAKYREGLGIAPSHERRSVFS encoded by the coding sequence ATGAAAGCCGCGCTAAGCCTACGAATGGGCCAATCGCTGTCGATGACGCCTGCCCTGCAACAGGCCATCCGGCTGCTGCAATTGTCCAGTCTCGACCTTGAACTGGAGATTCAACAGGCTCTGGACGGCAACGTGATGCTGGAGCGCGACGAGGCTGAAGGCACGGACGACAGCGCGCCCGCCGAAATCGACGAAGCCGCTGACGACACCGGCGTGACGGTTCGCGAGGGCCCCGAGGCGGAGGTCTTTGGCGATGCCGAGGTGTTGGGCGAAAGCCTGCCGGTCGATGCCGACTGGAGCGACTGCTGCGACCTCGACCCCAGCCCCAGCAGCGGCACGCCCAACGACGAGTTGCAGCAATTCCTCGATGCCAATCGCTCGGCCGCGCGCACCCTTTACGACCACCTGCTTGAGCAATTGCAACTCTGCGAACTGCGCGGCGTGATGGCCGACATCGGTCTTCATCTGATCGACTCGGTGGATGCCGAAGGCTACCTGCGCGAATTCGAGTCGGTGGCCGACGACCTGCGCAAGCGCTACGGCGTCAGCGACGCGCAAATCGACGAGGCGCTTGAAACCGTGCAGGGCTTTGATCCTTCGGGCGTTGCCGCACGCGATCTGCGCGAATGCCTGCAACTGCAACTCTGGAACCTGTCGTCACGCACGCCAGGCGCGACCACCGCACTGCGGCTGGTTGAAGGCCATCTGGCGCGGCTGCCGCAGACGCCCGACGCGACCTTGGCCAATCAACTCAAGGTCAGCGTCAGCGAAATCGACCATGCCCGCACGCTGATCCGCAGCCTGCAGCCGCACCCCGGCAGGCCGTTCATGGACCATGAGTCCAACTACGTCGCGCCCGACGTGTTCGTCCGCCGCGACAAGGACCGCTGGCAGGTCAGCCTCAACCCGGCGCACCGGCCCAAGGTGCGCATCAATTCGGTGTATCCGCAGCTGATCAAGCGCGCCGACGCTAGCCCCGACCAGAAGCTGATGAAGGGTCATCTGCAGGAAGCCCGGCAATTCATCCATGCGCTTGAGGCGCGGAACGAAACGCTGTTGCGCGTTGCCCAAGCCATAGTTGAAAGCCAACGTGCTTTTCTGGAATATGGACCGGAGGCCATGCGGCCGATGGTGTTACGCGACATATCAGCGCAATTGGGGATACACGAATCCACCGTGTCGAGAGCCACCGCGAACAAGTACATGGCGACACCGCGCGGGCTCTTCGAGCTGAAGTTCTTTTTTTCCAGCCATGTCTCGACCACCGAAGGCGGCACCGCGTCAGCGACCGCCATCCAAGCCATCATCAAGCGGTTGGTGGCGGCCGAGCCCGCAGACCAACCCTTGTCCGATTCCGCCCTCTCAGACCAGATTCTGGCCGAGGGCATCAAGGTCGCTCGTCGCACGGTCGCCAAGTACCGCGAAGGTCTTGGCATTGCACCGTCGCACGAACGCAGGAGCGTGTTTTCGTGA
- the hpf gene encoding ribosome hibernation-promoting factor, HPF/YfiA family, producing MNLNLSGHHVDLTPALREYVHEKLKRVERHFDHLISAEIVLTVEKDRQKAEATVHASGADLHAEATETDMYAAIDRLMDKLDRQTRRHKDKVRDHHQEEAHKRMTIQ from the coding sequence ATGAACCTTAATCTGTCAGGCCACCATGTCGACTTAACCCCCGCGCTGCGCGAATACGTGCACGAAAAACTCAAGCGGGTGGAGCGCCACTTCGATCACCTCATCAGCGCGGAAATCGTGCTCACGGTCGAAAAAGACCGCCAAAAAGCCGAAGCCACCGTGCACGCCTCGGGTGCCGACCTGCACGCTGAAGCCACCGAAACCGACATGTATGCGGCCATTGACCGTCTCATGGACAAGCTCGACCGCCAGACTCGCCGCCACAAGGACAAGGTGCGCGATCATCATCAGGAAGAAGCGCATAAGCGCATGACCATCCAGTAA
- a CDS encoding PTS sugar transporter subunit IIA, translating to MTISDILGADRVVSGVTFTSKKKALEELSNLLTLGQPSLSASDVLGSLTAREKLGSTGLGRGVAIPHGRLAGVNKAIGAFMRLKHPLDYDAHDATRVDLMFGLLVPQTATEAHLKHLAAIAEMFSDEAFCARLRSTEDSAPLHGLVTQYQPPQ from the coding sequence ATGACCATCAGCGACATTCTGGGAGCGGATCGCGTCGTATCCGGTGTCACGTTCACAAGCAAGAAGAAGGCGCTTGAAGAACTCTCCAATCTGCTGACCCTGGGCCAACCCTCACTGTCGGCCAGCGATGTCCTCGGCAGCCTCACCGCCCGCGAGAAACTCGGCAGCACCGGTCTCGGACGCGGCGTCGCCATTCCCCACGGCAGACTGGCCGGCGTCAACAAGGCCATCGGTGCCTTCATGCGCCTCAAGCACCCGCTGGACTACGATGCCCACGACGCCACCCGTGTCGACCTGATGTTTGGCCTGCTTGTGCCGCAAACCGCCACCGAAGCACACCTCAAACACCTCGCCGCCATCGCCGAAATGTTTTCCGACGAGGCGTTCTGCGCCCGCCTGCGCAGCACCGAAGACAGTGCACCGCTGCACGGGCTGGTGACGCAATACCAGCCGCCGCAGTAG
- the rapZ gene encoding RNase adapter RapZ, with protein sequence MKLVIVSGLSGAGKTVALKQYEDLGYTCIDNLPLNLLESLVIDALARPSPRYEELALGIDARESPELIAAFSHYLEQIQARGVTTRVVFLTANEDTLLSRYSETRRRHPLSDHQRPLIEAIRLEQQLLAPIANAADTVLDTSPLNLHELRERIHGEIPGGGRDTLALTLMSFGFKHGAPNNADFVFDVRCLPNPHWNRSLRSQTGRDATVRNWLEEQPAVLEMRSDLLTLLERWLPAFRAQDRAYLTVAIGCTGGQHRSVYLVESLADALRPMFDKLVVRHRELRGSA encoded by the coding sequence ATGAAGCTGGTGATCGTCAGCGGGCTTTCGGGTGCCGGCAAGACCGTCGCGCTCAAACAGTACGAAGACCTCGGCTATACCTGCATCGACAACCTGCCGCTGAACCTGCTGGAGTCGCTGGTCATCGACGCGCTGGCACGCCCCAGCCCGCGCTATGAAGAGCTGGCACTGGGCATCGATGCGCGCGAGAGCCCCGAGCTAATCGCCGCGTTCAGCCATTATCTCGAGCAGATCCAGGCGCGCGGCGTCACCACCCGGGTGGTGTTTCTCACCGCCAACGAAGACACCCTGCTGTCGCGCTACAGCGAAACCCGTCGCCGCCACCCGCTGAGTGACCACCAGCGGCCGTTGATCGAGGCCATCCGCCTCGAACAACAATTGCTCGCGCCAATTGCCAACGCCGCCGACACCGTCCTCGACACCAGCCCGCTCAACCTGCACGAATTGCGCGAACGCATTCATGGCGAAATTCCCGGCGGCGGCCGCGACACGCTGGCCCTCACGCTGATGTCGTTCGGCTTCAAGCATGGCGCACCGAACAATGCCGACTTTGTATTTGACGTGCGCTGTCTGCCCAACCCGCACTGGAACCGCTCCTTGCGCAGCCAGACCGGCCGTGACGCTACCGTACGCAACTGGCTCGAAGAGCAGCCGGCAGTGCTCGAAATGCGCAGCGACCTGCTCACGCTGCTCGAACGTTGGCTGCCCGCCTTTCGCGCCCAGGACCGGGCTTATCTGACGGTTGCCATCGGCTGTACTGGCGGTCAGCACCGCAGCGTTTACCTGGTCGAGTCGCTGGCCGACGCACTGCGCCCCATGTTCGACAAGCTCGTCGTCCGCCACCGCGAGCTGC